A stretch of the Staphylococcus sp. NRL 16/872 genome encodes the following:
- the hxlB gene encoding 6-phospho-3-hexuloisomerase — translation MSQFTNYNLILEELERTLSHVQDEQYDRFANDVNGAQRIFTAGKGRSGFMANSFAMRLNQLGKEAFVVGESTTPSIQEHDLFVILSGSGSTEHLRLLADKAKSVGAKVVLLTTKPESPIGELAETVIELPAGTKHDAEGSAQPLGSLFEQSSLLFLDSVVLGLMDTFNIDEETMQQNHANLE, via the coding sequence ATGTCTCAATTTACAAATTATAATCTTATCCTTGAAGAATTAGAACGTACATTATCACATGTGCAAGATGAGCAATACGACCGTTTTGCGAATGATGTGAATGGCGCACAACGTATCTTTACAGCAGGTAAAGGTCGTTCAGGGTTTATGGCAAATAGTTTTGCGATGCGTCTTAACCAATTAGGTAAAGAAGCATTCGTAGTAGGTGAGTCAACAACACCTTCTATACAAGAACATGATTTATTTGTAATATTATCTGGTTCAGGTTCTACAGAGCATTTACGTTTATTAGCTGATAAAGCGAAATCAGTAGGAGCAAAAGTGGTGTTATTAACAACAAAACCGGAATCTCCTATTGGTGAATTAGCTGAAACTGTAATTGAACTTCCTGCTGGTACGAAACATGATGCCGAAGGTTCAGCACAACCATTAGGCAGTTTATTTGAACAATCTTCTTTATTGTTCTTAGACAGTGTTGTACTAGGTTTAATGGATACGTTTAATATAGATGAAGAAACAATGCAACAAAATCATGCGAACTTAGAATAA
- a CDS encoding HAD family hydrolase, producing the protein MKYENYIFDFDGTLGDSKECSIVATQQAFKTFGLNIPTEQDITYYMGIPIEVSFLKMSQRTLSEQEVEQLLTLFRQKYKVYETDYLKPFEYISEVIRLLSEANKKLFVVSSKKTEVLIRNLESIGLYQYITEAIGSDKVKAYKPNPDGILSILNKYNLRPDKAVYIGDAIFDIQMAKAARIDSIAVTWGSHSKEALSNEQPNYVIEEPIELTRI; encoded by the coding sequence TTGAAATATGAGAACTATATTTTTGACTTTGATGGTACGTTAGGGGATTCGAAAGAATGTAGTATTGTAGCAACACAACAAGCTTTTAAAACATTCGGGCTTAATATACCTACGGAACAAGATATTACATACTATATGGGTATTCCTATTGAGGTTTCATTTTTGAAAATGAGTCAACGTACTTTAAGTGAGCAAGAAGTAGAACAGCTATTAACGTTATTTAGACAAAAATACAAAGTGTATGAAACGGATTATTTAAAACCATTTGAATATATATCAGAAGTGATTAGATTATTAAGTGAAGCAAATAAGAAACTATTTGTCGTCTCTAGCAAGAAAACAGAGGTACTGATACGTAATTTAGAAAGTATAGGACTCTATCAGTATATCACTGAAGCTATAGGTTCTGACAAAGTGAAAGCTTATAAACCTAATCCAGATGGCATTCTATCGATATTGAATAAGTACAATTTAAGACCAGACAAAGCGGTATATATCGGTGATGCTATCTTTGACATTCAAATGGCGAAAGCAGCACGTATCGATTCGATAGCTGTAACATGGGGCTCTCATAGTAAAGAAGCATTATCAAATGAACAACCCAATTATGTGATTGAAGAGCCTATAGAACTAACGCGTATATGA
- the bshB2 gene encoding bacillithiol biosynthesis deacetylase BshB2: MKDERHVLMIFPHPDDETFSSAGTIANYIENGVPVTYACLTLGQMGRNLGNPPFATRESLPNIRERELEEATKVIGITDLRKMGLRDKTVEFEPHEQMDDMVKNLIEETNPSVIISFYPKFAVHPDHEATAEAVVRTVGRMPKEERPRLQLVAFSNDAPEKLGEPDILNDISQYRELKLKAFEAHASQTGPFLKQLASPEVDGETQSFLDVEPYWTYHFES, encoded by the coding sequence ATGAAAGATGAAAGACACGTATTAATGATATTCCCACATCCTGATGATGAGACCTTCTCATCGGCAGGCACCATTGCAAACTATATCGAGAATGGCGTACCAGTAACTTATGCTTGCTTAACTTTGGGGCAAATGGGACGTAACTTAGGGAATCCCCCTTTTGCAACAAGAGAATCATTACCCAATATTCGCGAACGTGAATTAGAAGAAGCCACGAAAGTAATTGGTATCACTGATTTACGCAAGATGGGATTACGTGATAAAACCGTAGAATTCGAACCGCATGAGCAAATGGATGATATGGTAAAGAATTTAATTGAAGAAACGAATCCTTCTGTAATTATTTCTTTTTATCCGAAGTTTGCCGTGCATCCAGATCACGAAGCAACAGCAGAAGCTGTAGTAAGAACGGTAGGTCGTATGCCGAAAGAAGAACGTCCACGCTTACAACTCGTTGCATTTAGCAATGATGCACCTGAAAAGTTAGGTGAACCAGATATATTAAACGATATTAGCCAATATAGAGAGCTTAAATTGAAAGCTTTCGAAGCACATGCTTCACAAACTGGTCCATTTTTAAAGCAATTAGCAAGTCCAGAAGTAGACGGAGAAACGCAAAGTTTCTTAGATGTGGAGCCATATTGGACATATCATTTTGAATCTTAA
- a CDS encoding AMP-binding protein codes for MLEILKNIQYYTNEQPNAIALQFDDEVLTYENLHREISKAQSHFPELQVGSRVGLLSDEPMINMVYYFAIHMIGGVPCFLDTNWSTTLINELIDTYHIEYLLEADGEITITKTHATNVHYIDEQSQVKDLLHIGFTSGTTGLPKAYYRNEPSWLASYIENEKLLHHDESIFIAPGPLAHSLSLYTCIYALWSGRTFIGQQHFDAQQLMQHIQQQTQSIALFLVPTMLSQLVHIPSETKMLTSILSSGAKLSPQLFQDVTTTFPQANIIEFFGTSEASFISYNFNQTAPTDSVGQLFPNVTYQLEEQDSDQIGLLHVKSNMTFSGYVNCKVIQPQSWIETGDYAYVKDQNLYLVSRKSERLIIGGKNVYPTAVEQHVKQLDGIDEAVMIGEPHTRFGEIAVLIYMGHRELDYLSLRRYLLQTLSRYEVPSKLVKVSTMPFTNSGKVARGTLRELYLKGELEI; via the coding sequence ATGCTAGAAATTTTAAAGAACATTCAATACTATACAAACGAACAGCCAAACGCTATTGCACTGCAATTTGATGATGAGGTCTTAACTTATGAGAATTTGCATCGCGAGATTAGTAAAGCCCAATCGCACTTTCCTGAATTACAAGTAGGATCTCGAGTGGGTTTATTAAGTGATGAACCGATGATTAATATGGTTTATTATTTTGCGATACACATGATAGGCGGAGTACCATGTTTTTTAGATACAAATTGGTCAACGACTTTAATTAATGAACTTATCGATACATATCATATTGAATATTTACTAGAAGCAGACGGCGAAATAACAATCACTAAGACACATGCGACGAATGTGCATTATATCGATGAACAGTCTCAAGTTAAAGACTTGTTACATATTGGTTTCACGTCAGGGACGACAGGACTTCCTAAGGCATATTATCGTAACGAACCATCGTGGCTTGCCTCTTATATTGAAAATGAAAAGCTATTACATCACGACGAATCTATCTTCATTGCACCGGGTCCACTGGCACATTCGTTGTCATTGTACACTTGCATTTATGCTTTGTGGTCAGGAAGAACATTTATCGGGCAACAACACTTTGATGCGCAACAATTAATGCAACATATCCAACAACAAACACAATCGATAGCGTTGTTTCTCGTTCCAACAATGTTGTCGCAACTCGTTCATATACCAAGTGAAACGAAGATGCTTACATCTATACTAAGTAGTGGAGCTAAACTTTCACCTCAATTATTTCAAGATGTTACTACTACATTTCCACAAGCGAATATCATAGAGTTCTTTGGTACTTCTGAAGCGAGTTTTATTAGTTATAACTTTAATCAAACGGCCCCAACAGACTCAGTTGGCCAACTGTTCCCTAATGTAACGTATCAATTAGAAGAACAAGATAGTGATCAAATCGGCCTCTTGCATGTTAAAAGCAATATGACGTTTTCTGGTTATGTGAACTGTAAAGTGATTCAACCACAAAGTTGGATAGAGACAGGCGATTACGCCTATGTAAAAGATCAAAACCTTTATTTAGTCAGTCGTAAAAGTGAACGACTTATTATAGGAGGTAAGAATGTTTACCCGACTGCCGTTGAACAACATGTGAAGCAATTGGATGGCATTGATGAAGCGGTGATGATTGGGGAACCGCATACACGCTTTGGTGAAATTGCAGTGCTTATTTATATGGGGCATCGCGAACTTGATTATTTAAGTTTACGACGCTATTTATTACAAACACTGTCGCGATATGAAGTGCCTTCAAAACTTGTGAAAGTAAGTACGATGCCTTTTACCAATAGTGGCAAAGTGGCGCGTGGCACATTGCGAGAGCTTTATTTAAAGGGGGAGCTAGAAATATGA
- a CDS encoding MFS transporter yields the protein MNFKKDKINMVDAQTAKKTVFATGIGNAMEWFDFGVYAYTTAYIGANFFSPVQNPQIQQIFTFAALAIAFLLRPIGGIVFGIIGDKFGRKVVLTTTIILMALSTLTIGILPNYDMIGLWAPALLLLARVLQGFSTGGEYAGAMTYIAEISPDKKRNSLGSGLEIGTLSGYIAASIMIALLSFFLTDAQMQAWGWRIPFILGLFLGLFGLYLRRKLEESPVYENDVQTPERDNVGIFTILRYHFKDILVCFVAVVFFNVTNYTVTAYLPTYLGQIVKVDQTTTSVLITCVMAIMIPLALFFGKTADKIGEKKVFLIGTGGLTLLSIVAFSLLNTKALPLIIVGVLILGFFLSTYEATMPGSLPTMFFTHIRYRTLAVTFNVSVSLFGGTTPLVNSWLVESTGNVYAPAYYLTAISIIGFIVIALFHTSTAGKSLKGSYPNVDSKKDLHYFEEHPKKALWWIKEKKNRKA from the coding sequence ATGAACTTTAAGAAAGATAAAATTAACATGGTCGATGCTCAGACGGCGAAGAAAACAGTGTTTGCTACGGGTATCGGAAATGCCATGGAGTGGTTCGACTTTGGTGTGTACGCTTATACGACAGCATATATCGGAGCGAATTTCTTTTCACCAGTTCAGAACCCTCAAATTCAACAAATATTTACTTTTGCTGCACTGGCCATTGCGTTCTTACTTAGACCAATTGGTGGTATAGTATTTGGTATTATAGGGGACAAATTCGGACGTAAAGTTGTATTAACAACGACAATTATCTTAATGGCCTTATCAACATTGACAATCGGTATTTTACCGAACTACGACATGATTGGCTTATGGGCACCCGCGCTCTTGTTACTCGCTAGGGTATTACAAGGTTTCTCTACTGGTGGGGAATATGCAGGTGCAATGACATATATCGCAGAAATTTCACCAGATAAAAAACGTAATAGTTTAGGTAGTGGTCTTGAAATTGGTACACTATCAGGTTACATTGCAGCCTCAATTATGATTGCATTATTAAGTTTCTTCTTAACAGATGCACAAATGCAAGCTTGGGGTTGGAGAATTCCATTTATTCTAGGTTTATTCCTTGGTTTATTTGGTCTTTATTTACGTCGTAAACTTGAAGAATCTCCAGTTTATGAAAATGATGTTCAAACACCAGAACGTGATAATGTTGGTATCTTTACTATTTTACGTTATCACTTTAAAGACATCTTAGTATGTTTTGTAGCTGTAGTATTCTTTAATGTAACGAACTATACAGTAACTGCTTATTTACCAACATATTTAGGACAAATCGTTAAGGTTGATCAAACAACGACGAGTGTTTTAATTACATGTGTCATGGCGATTATGATTCCATTAGCATTGTTCTTTGGTAAAACGGCAGATAAAATCGGTGAGAAGAAAGTATTCTTAATCGGTACAGGTGGTCTTACTTTATTAAGTATTGTGGCATTTAGTTTATTAAATACTAAAGCATTACCACTTATTATTGTAGGTGTACTTATTTTAGGTTTCTTCTTATCAACATACGAAGCAACTATGCCTGGTTCATTACCAACAATGTTCTTTACTCATATTAGATATCGTACATTAGCGGTAACATTTAACGTGTCTGTATCATTATTCGGTGGTACAACACCATTAGTTAACTCTTGGTTAGTAGAATCAACTGGCAATGTTTACGCGCCAGCATACTACTTAACTGCAATTAGTATCATTGGCTTTATTGTGATTGCTTTATTCCATACTAGTACAGCAGGTAAATCACTTAAAGGTTCTTACCCTAATGTTGATAGTAAAAAAGATCTGCATTACTTTGAAGAACATCCTAAAAAAGCATTATGGTGGATTAAAGAAAAGAAAAATAGAAAAGCATAA
- the folE2 gene encoding GTP cyclohydrolase FolE2 translates to MTEFDLSTREGRWKHFGSVDPVEGTKPTTKNEMTDLQSTHKNFLFEIEEVGIKNLIYPVNIDRYQTAGKFSFSTSLNQDEKGINMSRILESVEKHYSNGLELNFDTLYQVLRTLQGNMKQNSAGVDVTGKWFFDRFSPVTNIKAVANADVTYGLAIDKDKVTRKEITIEATVTTLCPCSKEISEYSAHNQRGVVTVKVYLDKDNNVVDDYKEKILDAMEANASSILYPILKRPDEKRVTERAYENPRFVEDLIRLIAADLVEFDWIDGFDIECRNEESIHQHDAFAKLKYRK, encoded by the coding sequence ATGACTGAATTTGATTTATCTACACGCGAAGGTCGCTGGAAGCACTTTGGCTCAGTAGATCCAGTAGAAGGAACAAAACCTACAACAAAAAACGAAATGACGGACTTACAAAGTACGCATAAAAACTTTTTATTCGAAATAGAAGAAGTAGGTATTAAAAATTTAATTTATCCTGTTAACATTGATCGTTACCAAACGGCAGGAAAATTTAGCTTTTCAACAAGTCTAAATCAAGATGAAAAAGGAATTAACATGAGCCGTATTTTGGAAAGTGTTGAAAAACATTATTCAAACGGATTAGAGCTTAATTTCGATACACTTTATCAAGTATTACGTACTTTACAAGGCAATATGAAACAAAATTCAGCTGGTGTAGATGTAACTGGCAAATGGTTCTTTGATCGTTTTAGCCCAGTTACAAACATTAAAGCAGTAGCAAATGCCGATGTGACGTACGGTTTAGCAATCGACAAAGATAAAGTGACTCGCAAAGAAATTACAATTGAAGCCACAGTTACTACGCTATGTCCTTGTTCTAAAGAAATCAGTGAATATTCTGCTCACAACCAACGTGGCGTTGTCACTGTGAAAGTGTACTTAGACAAAGATAATAATGTGGTTGATGACTATAAAGAAAAAATCTTGGATGCGATGGAAGCTAATGCAAGCTCAATCTTGTACCCTATTTTAAAACGTCCAGATGAAAAACGTGTCACTGAACGTGCTTATGAAAATCCACGTTTCGTTGAAGACTTAATCCGCTTAATCGCTGCAGATTTAGTAGAATTTGACTGGATTGACGGCTTTGACATTGAATGTCGTAATGAAGAATCTATTCATCAACACGATGCATTCGCTAAATTAAAATATCGCAAATAA
- a CDS encoding protein VraC yields the protein MQFSLKSGTSEARHVAFHEEDVQRYCDLIGSVYDATVPPLMCAKLWPEFDLFQPFKGKKIMLKRTRVNQYEKLVCGIQYSVYLTHKRTNKVKQFDQYIFELKINKNNKTCMIIEQTFIEERN from the coding sequence ATGCAATTCTCTTTGAAAAGTGGCACCAGTGAAGCGCGTCATGTAGCTTTTCATGAAGAAGACGTGCAACGTTATTGTGATTTGATTGGCAGCGTCTATGATGCCACTGTGCCACCATTGATGTGTGCAAAACTGTGGCCAGAATTTGATTTGTTTCAACCTTTTAAGGGTAAAAAGATTATGTTAAAACGTACCCGAGTAAATCAATATGAAAAGTTGGTCTGTGGCATACAATATTCTGTATATTTAACGCATAAACGCACTAATAAGGTAAAGCAATTTGACCAATATATTTTTGAATTGAAAATAAATAAAAATAATAAAACCTGTATGATTATTGAACAAACGTTCATAGAGGAGAGAAATTAA
- the thiD gene encoding bifunctional hydroxymethylpyrimidine kinase/phosphomethylpyrimidine kinase codes for MALKKVLTIAGSDTSAGAGMQADLKTFQELDTYGMVALTAVVTMDKETWSHDVTPLSMDLFEKQLETAISIGPDAVKTGMLGTQEIIKRAGEAFEESGAKYFVVDPVMVCKGEDEVLNPGNTDAMIEYLLPKATVVTPNLFEAGQLSGLGKLTSIEDMKKAAKVIYDQGAQHVIIKGGKALDQDKSYDLYFDGDKYYQLTTDMFQQSYNHGAGCTFAAATTAYLANGKSPKEAVVSAKAFVASAIKNGWKMNDFVGPVDHGAHNRVEHIDVEVTEV; via the coding sequence TTGCAGGTTCAGATACTAGTGCGGGAGCTGGTATGCAAGCGGACCTTAAAACGTTTCAAGAATTAGATACGTACGGCATGGTGGCTTTAACCGCTGTCGTGACAATGGATAAAGAAACTTGGTCTCATGATGTGACACCTCTTTCAATGGACTTATTTGAGAAACAATTAGAAACTGCTATCTCAATCGGCCCAGACGCTGTAAAAACTGGTATGTTAGGTACTCAAGAAATCATTAAACGTGCTGGCGAAGCATTCGAAGAATCAGGTGCAAAATACTTCGTAGTTGACCCAGTTATGGTTTGTAAAGGGGAAGACGAAGTACTTAACCCAGGAAATACTGATGCAATGATCGAATATTTATTACCTAAAGCAACAGTAGTCACACCAAACTTATTCGAAGCTGGCCAACTTTCTGGTTTAGGAAAATTAACTTCAATTGAAGATATGAAAAAAGCAGCTAAAGTCATCTACGATCAAGGTGCACAACATGTCATCATTAAAGGTGGTAAAGCACTAGATCAAGATAAATCTTATGATTTATACTTCGATGGTGACAAATACTATCAATTAACTACTGACATGTTCCAACAAAGTTATAACCATGGTGCAGGATGTACATTTGCAGCAGCGACAACAGCTTATCTAGCAAATGGCAAATCACCTAAAGAAGCTGTTGTAAGTGCGAAAGCATTTGTTGCTTCAGCAATTAAAAATGGTTGGAAAATGAACGATTTCGTAGGTCCAGTAGACCACGGTGCGCATAACCGTGTTGAACACATCGACGTAGAAGTAACTGAAGTTTAA
- a CDS encoding YojF family protein has translation MLELINAEAVQRLLTSFENKPVFLHVETTNGAYANHFDQRVFNAGTFLRNIQVTYEHAQLKGGDKDPYRVGLKLRDGGWVYVQGLTHYEINDNDEFLIAGFNYEGQLAATLEISEKPFTI, from the coding sequence GTGTTGGAACTCATTAATGCTGAAGCAGTACAACGACTATTAACATCATTTGAAAATAAACCAGTATTCCTACACGTTGAAACGACTAATGGTGCGTATGCAAACCATTTCGATCAACGTGTCTTTAATGCGGGGACATTTTTAAGAAATATACAAGTTACTTATGAACATGCACAACTTAAAGGCGGAGACAAAGACCCTTATCGTGTTGGGTTAAAGCTACGTGATGGCGGTTGGGTTTATGTTCAAGGATTAACACATTATGAAATTAACGACAACGATGAATTTTTAATTGCAGGGTTTAACTACGAAGGACAATTGGCGGCTACACTCGAAATTAGTGAAAAGCCATTTACAATATAG
- a CDS encoding thiolase family protein, whose amino-acid sequence MKEAVIVWAKRTPFGKYGGTLKHLEPEQLLLPLFQKIKNEFPEIVEQIDDVILGNVVGNGGNIARKALLEANLSIEIPGVTVDRQCGSGLESIIYACRMVQCGAGRVYVAGGVESTSRAPWKIKRPQSVYETQLPQFYERASFAPEGQDPSMIEAAENVAKHYRVSRVDQDAFAVRSHRLTAKHFDNGDIQREIVPLRVKGQWFERDESIKSTLTEARLNRLRPLLDNGTVTAGNSCMKNDGAGLVLVMEKELAIGYGFMQGLKIKDAVTTGVDPTLLGIGPVPAVKRLLEQQTLQIEDIDVVELNEAFSSQVLASINELHLDTTRVNQWGGAIASGHPYGASGAALVARLFNLPAWRLGIATMGIGGGMGNAILFEKWHQ is encoded by the coding sequence ATGAAAGAAGCGGTCATAGTATGGGCTAAAAGGACACCGTTTGGTAAGTACGGTGGGACGCTCAAACATTTAGAACCTGAGCAGTTATTGTTACCCCTTTTTCAAAAAATAAAAAATGAATTTCCTGAAATTGTGGAGCAAATAGATGATGTAATATTAGGAAATGTTGTGGGTAATGGTGGTAATATTGCGCGTAAGGCGTTGTTGGAAGCGAACTTGTCTATTGAGATACCGGGTGTAACGGTGGATCGGCAGTGTGGTTCTGGGTTGGAAAGTATTATTTATGCGTGTCGGATGGTGCAGTGTGGTGCGGGGCGTGTGTATGTGGCAGGTGGCGTCGAGAGTACGAGTCGGGCGCCGTGGAAGATTAAGCGTCCGCAGTCAGTTTATGAGACGCAATTGCCTCAATTCTATGAGCGTGCGTCGTTTGCGCCAGAAGGTCAGGATCCGAGCATGATTGAAGCGGCTGAGAATGTGGCGAAGCACTATCGTGTGTCGCGAGTGGACCAAGATGCGTTTGCGGTTCGCAGTCATCGGTTAACGGCGAAGCACTTTGATAATGGCGATATTCAGCGTGAGATTGTGCCGTTAAGGGTGAAAGGACAATGGTTTGAGCGAGACGAGAGTATCAAGTCGACCTTAACGGAAGCGCGTTTAAATCGCTTACGTCCTTTATTGGATAATGGAACAGTGACGGCGGGTAATAGTTGCATGAAGAATGATGGTGCAGGTCTCGTGCTTGTCATGGAGAAAGAGTTGGCAATAGGATATGGCTTCATGCAAGGATTAAAAATTAAAGATGCAGTAACGACAGGGGTGGATCCAACGCTGTTAGGCATTGGGCCAGTTCCTGCGGTGAAACGTTTATTGGAGCAACAGACGTTACAAATTGAGGATATAGATGTGGTGGAATTGAATGAGGCATTTAGTTCTCAGGTGCTAGCTTCAATAAATGAGTTGCATCTGGATACAACGCGCGTGAATCAATGGGGTGGCGCCATCGCCTCGGGTCATCCTTATGGTGCTAGTGGAGCAGCGTTAGTCGCACGTTTGTTTAATTTACCTGCGTGGCGATTAGGCATAGCAACGATGGGTATTGGAGGAGGTATGGGCAATGCAATTCTCTTTGAAAAGTGGCACCAGTGA
- the hxlA gene encoding 3-hexulose-6-phosphate synthase, translating to MELQLAIDLLNKEEAAELAKKVEEYVDIVEIGTPIVINEGLPAVQHLNENINNAKVLADLKIMDAADYEVSQAVKFGADVVTILGVAEDASIKAAVEEAHKHDKQLLVDLIAVQDLEQRAKEVDEMGADYIAVHTGYDLQAEGQSPLDSLRKVKSVIKNSKVAVAGGIKPDTIKDIVAEEPDLVIVGGGIANADDPVEAAKQCRAAIEGK from the coding sequence TTGGAATTACAATTAGCAATCGATTTATTAAATAAAGAAGAAGCAGCAGAATTAGCTAAAAAAGTAGAGGAATATGTAGATATCGTAGAAATTGGTACACCAATCGTTATCAATGAAGGTTTACCAGCAGTTCAACATTTAAATGAAAATATTAATAATGCAAAAGTATTAGCTGACCTTAAAATCATGGATGCAGCAGACTATGAAGTGAGCCAAGCAGTTAAATTTGGCGCTGACGTTGTAACAATCTTAGGTGTAGCAGAAGATGCTTCAATCAAAGCTGCAGTTGAAGAAGCACATAAACACGATAAACAATTATTAGTAGACTTAATCGCTGTACAAGATTTAGAACAACGTGCTAAAGAAGTTGACGAAATGGGTGCTGACTATATTGCAGTTCATACTGGTTATGACTTACAAGCTGAAGGTCAATCTCCATTAGATAGTTTACGTAAAGTGAAATCAGTAATTAAGAACTCTAAAGTAGCGGTAGCTGGTGGTATCAAACCAGATACAATTAAAGACATTGTTGCTGAAGAGCCAGATTTAGTTATTGTTGGTGGCGGTATCGCGAATGCAGATGACCCTGTAGAAGCGGCTAAACAATGTCGTGCAGCGATTGAAGGTAAGTAA
- a CDS encoding NAD(P)/FAD-dependent oxidoreductase, whose product MISELNKDVEVKEPVTIIGGGIGGLTLARVLYVNGIPSKVYEADPSSDARTQGGQLDIHEYNGQVALEKANLMDEFHSIIHEGADAASIVDENGELLLEVPADEDNGRPEVLRGDLRQILLDSLPDETIEWNKKVDHVEEIQNGQHRVVFRDDSEVTTSKLIGADGAWSKVRKLLTDVTPEYIGTTFIETYLHDVDNKYPETAKLVGQGAMYALAPAKGFVAHREANNIIHTYIEMNRDLEWIDSIDFSNKQEAIDTIKAEFKGWSPEITALLTEADSDIVARKINALPDKHRWESKSGVTLIGDAAHLMAPSGEGANLAMLDAAELAEGIAKNYDNIDEVIKEYESRMFPRSEEEQQESHEILDICLGQDSPDRFVKLFKGEL is encoded by the coding sequence ATGATAAGTGAATTAAATAAAGATGTAGAAGTAAAAGAACCTGTAACAATTATTGGTGGTGGTATTGGTGGTTTAACGTTAGCACGTGTGCTATATGTTAACGGTATTCCTTCAAAAGTATATGAAGCTGATCCATCATCTGATGCGCGTACACAAGGTGGGCAATTAGATATTCATGAATATAATGGCCAAGTCGCTTTAGAAAAAGCCAATTTAATGGATGAATTTCATTCAATTATTCATGAAGGTGCTGACGCAGCAAGTATTGTTGATGAAAATGGCGAGTTATTATTAGAAGTTCCAGCTGACGAAGATAATGGTCGTCCTGAAGTATTACGTGGAGATTTACGTCAAATTTTATTAGATTCTCTTCCAGATGAAACAATCGAATGGAATAAAAAAGTGGATCATGTAGAAGAAATTCAAAATGGTCAACATCGCGTTGTCTTCAGAGACGATAGCGAGGTTACGACTAGCAAGTTAATTGGTGCTGACGGCGCATGGTCTAAAGTGCGCAAACTATTAACAGATGTGACGCCAGAATATATTGGTACAACGTTTATCGAAACTTATTTACATGATGTAGACAACAAATATCCTGAAACAGCTAAATTAGTAGGTCAAGGTGCTATGTATGCTTTAGCTCCAGCAAAAGGCTTTGTAGCTCACCGTGAAGCTAACAATATTATTCACACTTATATCGAAATGAATCGCGATTTAGAATGGATTGATAGCATTGATTTTTCAAATAAACAAGAAGCTATCGACACAATCAAAGCAGAATTTAAAGGCTGGTCACCTGAAATTACTGCTCTATTAACTGAAGCAGATTCTGATATTGTCGCACGTAAAATCAACGCTTTACCTGACAAACATCGTTGGGAATCTAAATCAGGTGTAACATTAATCGGCGATGCTGCACATTTAATGGCACCATCAGGTGAAGGTGCTAACTTAGCAATGTTAGACGCTGCTGAATTAGCAGAAGGCATTGCCAAAAATTATGATAATATCGATGAAGTAATCAAAGAATATGAAAGTCGAATGTTCCCTAGAAGTGAAGAAGAACAACAAGAATCTCACGAAATTTTAGATATTTGTTTAGGGCAAGATAGTCCAGACAGATTCGTCAAATTATTCAAAGGTGAACTTTAA